A window of the Euzebya pacifica genome harbors these coding sequences:
- a CDS encoding MoaD/ThiS family protein — MDTPVVTVKLFAALRDAAGTGEVSVAAPTTLPTLLQELSERFGQRFADRLRVAAVMVDGMPTDPESERPVPAGAEVALLPPFAGG, encoded by the coding sequence ATGGACACCCCCGTGGTCACGGTCAAGCTCTTCGCTGCGCTGCGCGACGCGGCAGGCACCGGAGAGGTGTCGGTGGCTGCCCCGACGACGTTGCCGACGCTGCTGCAGGAGCTGTCGGAACGGTTCGGCCAGCGATTCGCCGACCGCCTTCGGGTCGCTGCGGTCATGGTCGACGGCATGCCCACCGACCCCGAGTCCGAACGTCCCGTGCCTGCCGGTGCCGAGGTTGCGTTGCTGCCACCATTCGCCGGAGGGTAG